A window from Plasmodium cynomolgi strain B DNA, chromosome 7, whole genome shotgun sequence encodes these proteins:
- a CDS encoding hypothetical protein (putative), which produces MAKSTDFKNLFLLNSIHSLILLIFMEIFFFLLDGINTFEFINIQERISQMIWCSFFVMQIGILKVAEVFSKNENGKKIVHVHYLFIIYVFLFPLSSALLLTSALSWSKTIYFICILSLSTSVKIKVCFIVHLELYTLASQIAYIKKKPLRALDTVEPYFQELEKKAILIRNNLIYCQQNNISVDILGNNLFEYEVNDGIKKIKTINQSKIRLDPYGDDLTSVQCEAPLDVSDVNCSSVNNFGIGEEKQNLRDESASSFQRGEALSGEHKSRDQTRVGKRKGRRRVHPSEEYPQVNTSGGEQSGIVDIHRPNRTKSAGKNDHLGNDLPQVKHLPSRRHRSGLSKKNLSNLNSTNGREFGDKLDRAQPQYYGETYKKEMVQRHFSLLRSGLGKFHRRRNIILSEELKKKITYIYFDRDGKVKLSHIIPLYVLERHNLSNISGYLRSDHASSRNGNHYKMLALLKEYPGLKIGGLTDQGVLHLNSLGGLRKGRGKGRDTRTRYNARTSSNAHTRKHSSACLVGSDRNSREEGELHVFKSDVLRTEGKRNASNYNHGSFCTSMGGSSKKGDHGQVADQGRNSARMFYLIPSAKAESGGAKRNKDPNFKAKKKGNHPSQPQSASSSGDGSTISVKNKSLFHVNTSIKKDKYIIQLQESSDDSMSTSNNVFYIDDVVDGSSGTEMGEDSGDGTANCGTSSDESVHAGWRNRRGGRGNKVGDAGGAANMGDVGNKAVDAGGAANMGNAVCLVSATGERRREAPPPAERPKGANKMEKKKSSCYYGTKLSLKKKKKKKESHYEVAFRKEFLLQFYDVISKDGTNELYGENKQRRRPWKGFLSFVNLLGSLFRVARWGVSKSGVVKSGVAKSGVAKWGYASRAGGGKYWVQYNEALSTAEWRQDIRDSELDYILKYKSFTKWYTYWVRSVLFRYYKSTHFFSLLLLLLNVFTVFLQMQIFSLIVREDHEGVRSPNPFYTQKPLFTGTKFNLSNTIDEPIFYRFLWVRIPMQVALNVLLMVPSFVVKNYRHVNWLNVCSTLNCLVNIFFGAIDITYSLNSRVYNMEELYPVLNHYNIFDLFLVGKLTTSIFLIPFVTNFNDFKTNALVSLSCVCYIATFYSAFNPFSFSIKLMYITNFVLLIATAASTVYYSGLIAKSRKMLFVKYVLPYFIYLTFLNTDPSIQMEIKEKRRAG; this is translated from the exons ATGGCGAAATCCAcagattttaaaaacttatttttgttgAATTCAATTCATTCGCTAATTTTACTGATCTttatggaaatttttttcttccttttggatGGAATAAACACGTTTGAGTTTATAAACATCCAGGAGAGGATATCTCAAATGATATGGTGCTCCTTCTTTGTCATGCAGATTGGAATTTTAAAAGTAGCCGAGGtgttttccaaaaatgaaaatgggaaaaagatTGTCCATGTGCATTATCTGTTCATTAtatacgtttttttatttcctctttcGTCTGCCCTTTTGCTTACGTCCGCCTTGTCCTGGTCGAAGACAATTTATTTCATCTGTATTTTGAGCCTGTCTACAtctgttaaaataaaag TATGTTTCATCGTCCACCTTGAGCTGTACACCCTCGCTAGCCAAATAGCTTACATTAAGAAGAAGCCCCTGCGTGCTTTGGACACCGTGGAGCCCTACTTCCAGGAGCTCGAGAAGAAGGCCATCTTGATAAGGAACAATTTGATATACTGCCAGCAGAACAACATCAGCGTGGATATACTAG GGAACAACCTGTTCGAGTACGAGGTGAACGACGGAATCAAAAAGATCAAAACGATAAACCAAAGCAAGATAAGGCTGGACCCGTATGGTGACGACCTGACCAGTGTGCAGTGTGAGGCCCCCCTCGACGTGAGCGACGTTAACTGCTCCAGCGTTAACAATTTTGGTATCGGGGAAGAGAAGCAGAACCTGCGGGATGAAAGTGCTTCTTCgttccaaaggggggaagcattATCGGGGGAACACAAATCTAGGGATCAGACAAGGGTTGGCAAAAGGAAAGGCAGAAGAAGAGTGCATCCTTCGGAGGAGTACCCACAGGTGAACACCTCAGGAGGAGAGCAAAGCGGAATAGTTGATATTCACAGACCAAATCGCACAAAAAGTGCAGGCAAAAATGATCATCTGGGAAATGACTTACCCCAGGTGAAGCATCTACCCTCACGAAGGCATCGAAGTGGACTCTCAAAAAAGAACCTATCCAATTTGAACAGCACAAACGGAAGAGAATTTGGAGACAAACTAGACAGGGCACAGCCTCAATATTATGGAGAGACgtacaaaaaggagatggTTCAGAGGCACTTCAGCTTGCTGCGAAGTGGACTAGGGAAATTTCATAGGAGAAGGAACATTATACTCTCCGAagaattgaagaaaaaaattacgtacatatattttgacAGAGATGGGAAGGTTAAGCTGTCCCATATTATTCCCCTATATGTGCTGGAGAGACACAACTTGAGTAACATCTCGGGGTACCTGAGGAGCGACCACGCGTCCTCCAGAAATGGGAACCACTATAAGATGCTCGCTCTGTTGAAGGAATACCCGGGGCTGAAAATAGGGGGCCTGACCGACCAGGGGGTGCTTCACCTGAATTCGTTGGGGGGATTACGCAAGGGGAGGGGCAAGGGGCGCGACACCCGCACTAGATACAACGCCCGCACTAGCTCCAACGCCCACACTCGCAAACACAGCAGTGCCTGCCTCGTCGGAAGTGACCGAAACAGCCGAGAGGAAGGCGAACTTCACGTTTTCAAATCCGATGTGCTGAGAACAGAGGGGAAGAGGAACGCCTCTAATTACAACCATGGCTCGTTTTGCACATCGATGGGAGGGTCcagtaaaaagggggatcaCGGTCAAGTGGCAGACCAGGGCCGAAATAGTGCCAGGATGTTTTACCTCATCCCATCAGCTAAGGCAGAGAGCGGTGGAGCGAAACGGAACAAAGACCCAAATTTTAAggcgaagaaaaaggggaatcacCCTTCTCAGCCCCAATCTGCTAGCAGCAGCGGTGATGGGAGTACGATCTCTGTGAAGAACAAGTCCCTATTTCATGTAAATACatcgataaaaaaagacaaatatattatcCAACTGCAGGAGTCAAGTGATGATAGTATGTCCACCTCGAACAACGTATTCTACATTGACGACGTTGTGGATGGCTCCTCCGGCACGGAGATGGGGGAGGATAGCGGAGATGGCACTGCCAACTGTGGCACATCTTCTGATGAGAGCGTTCATGCGGGATGGAGGAACAGGCGGGGCGGGAGAGGCAACAAGGTTGGCGACGCGGGGGGTGCGGCCAACATGGGAGATGTGGGCAACAAGGCTGTCGACGCGGGGGGTGCGGCCAACATGGGAAACGCGGTTTGTTTGGTTAGCGCGACCGGGGAGAGGCGTAGAGAGGCTCCCCCCCCAGCGGAACGGCCAAAGGGcgcgaacaaaatggagaagaaaaaaagcagctgCTATTACGGGACAAAACTAtcactgaaaaaaaagaagaagaaaaaagaaagccaCTACGAGGTAGCGTTTCGAAAGGAATTTCTCCTCCAATTTTATGATGTCATTTCGAAGGATGGTACGAATGAACTATACGGGGAGAATAAGCAGAGGCGTCGCCCTTGGAAAGGGTTTCTCTCTTTTGTGAATCTACTGGGGAGTCTTTTCAGGGTTGCAAGGTGGGGGGTTTCAAAGTCCGGGGTTGTAAAGTCTGGGGTTGCAAAGTCCGGGGTTGCAAAGTGGGGGTACGCGTCCcgtgcagggggggggaaatactGGGTTCAATATAACGAGGCCCTTTCCACAGCAGAGTGGAGACAGGACATTAGGGACAGCGAGTTGGAttacatattaaaatataaaagctTTACCAAGTGGTACACATATTGGGTGAGGAGCGTCCTGTTCCGTTACTACAAGAgcacccattttttctcccttctgtTATTGTTGCTAAACGTGTTCACGGTGTTTCTACAGATGCAGATATTTTCCCTCATAGTCCGAGAGGATCATGAGGGGGTAAGATCTCCAAATCCGTTTTACACTCAGAAGCCACTATTCACGGGGACGAAGTTTAATCTAAGCAACACAATCGATGAGCCCATTTTTTATCGATTCCTTTGGGTGAGGATACCCATGCAGGTAGCTTTAAATGTGCTCCTAATGGTACCATCCTTCGTCGTGAAGAATTATAGGCATGTTAATTGGCTGAACGTGTGTTCCACTCTCAACTGCcttgttaatattttcttcgGGGCGATAGACATTACGTACTCACTCAACAGTAGGGTGTATAATATGGAGGAGCTGTACCCTGTGCTGAACCACTACAACATATTTGACCTCTTTCTGGTTGGGAAGCTAACGacaagtatttttttaatcccctTTGTGACAAATTTTAATGACTTCAAGACGAACGCTTTGGTTTCTCTCAGCTGCGTCTGCTACATTGCCACTTTTTACAGCGCCTTCAatcccttttccttttccatcaAGCTGATGTACATCACCAATTTTGTGCTCCTCATCGCGACGGCCGCGTCGACTGTGTATTATTCGGG GCTGATCGCCAAATCACGCAAGATGCTCTTCGTCAAGTACGTGCTGCCCTACTTCATATACCTCACCTTCCTGAACACGGACCCGAGCATCCAGATGGAGATAAAGGAGAAGCGGCGGGCAGGGTAG
- a CDS encoding NAD synthase (putative), whose protein sequence is MEKRTNLGLSCCSISSIPLDYEENKRKIIESIKRCKELKCTVRVGGELELCGVSCKDCFKEVEDMHENCWYYLSELMKEKCMDGPLMESMLCFVSMPVYFKKKLYSCQVVIYRNKIILLSPKECLSDEERKYFAPWSTLGKGYIQQGVEDAGETGAEEGIPSIAHSKPIQFNDSSVQVLGNSLHTYALPKCVQEVTNQTETYIGRALIQLGDVSIGHVFLDDLIQVERGVLVDDRVEHFNRHGSVHLVGGGGISGFFNSDSASGEIPRFFEEDPVKLKLSMREGDVCISVGDDAKVPLNQIDVLFVSGHVTNELQLFKKYFIQMMQLTKLYPHMVLSYNTNSGCDNYFYKYDGFSFLSQNNQVLTKNARFTFDEVQVASVSVSLRTNSHPQRGSKTNIPIIKMEKLEKIVESKTSTDGGHDGECIFSYNKEMELFVKFSKEVIWGNLPKSFNWHMYTKNNAVMSTLLRKYHPSSEDWQYQFAKQTCSLHNVYEELCFNAAMFLWHVLHLTNAKGFMLALSGGVDSGFSACMVYLLSIMIELGMKERGMAAPWGGSGDSCLDRLHQLDRRAHLDRLAQLDRFNTEQFHQKLKRLLIDTPCRKAICNKLLNTLSLPSKNSSENTKSYAEQLSTAINSYHSVYCIDDLFDFFKTAGKKALGKEMRFKSEGGSNYEDLCLQNVQSRSRLLLTYFFSPLICHKRYAPLNLHNEFLLTIATGNLDETITGYYTKYDCSSGDINLIGNVSKILIKETMCLLANDPMYDLSICNSLNQYHPSAELKPLDNTQTDEDDLNLKYLEIKLLGILKHNFFLGPSSMLHYLSRYFWPESLMSKADLLEKVKTFFSRNVQNVHKVLILPPALVGEACGLHLSSLVNFAREVTLEQCDLVPDDVL, encoded by the exons ATGGAGAAAAGGACTAACTTGGGTCTGAGCTGTTGCTCCATATCATCTATCCCGCTGGACTACGAAGAAAACAAGCGGAAGATCATCGAGAGTATAAAAAGATGCAAAGAGTTAAAGTGCACAGTTCGAGTCGGTGGTGAATTGGAACTGTGCGGGGTGAGCTGCAAAGACTGCTTCAAAGAGGTCGAAGACATGCACGAAAATTGTTGGTACTATTTAAGCGAACTGATGAAGGAGAAATGTATGGATGGACCCCTCATGGAGAGCATGCTGTGCTTTGTCAGCATGCCTGTGTATTTCAAGAAGAAGCTGTACAGCTGCCAAGTAGTTATTTATaggaacaaaattattttgctgTCTCCGAAGGAGTGCCTAAGTGATGAGGAGAGGAAGTACTTCGCTCCTTGGTCGACGTTGGGAAAGGGGTATATCCAGCAGGGGGTCGAAGATGCTGGAGAGACGGGAGCAGAAGAAGGGATCCCTTCCATCGCCCATTCGAAGCCCATCCAGTTTAATGACTCCAGCGTCCAGGTTCTCGGCAACAGTCTGCATACATACGCACTTCCTAAGTGTGTCCAGGAGGTAACAAATCAGACAGAGACCTACATCGGGAGGGCACTAATACAGCTAGGTGACGTATCTATTGGACATGTCTTTTTGGATGACTTGATCCAAGTAGAGAGGGGTGTGCTGGTCGATGATCGGGTTGAGCATTTTAACCGTCACGGTTCAGTACACTTGGTGGGGGGTGGTGGGATAAGCGGTTTCTTTAACAGTGACAGCGCTAGTGGAGAGATTCCCCGTTTTTTTGAGGAGGATCCCGTAAAGCTAAAGCTGAGCATGCGGGAAGGAGATGTTTGCATCTCTGTGGGGGATGATGCCAAGGTGCCTCTCAACCAAATCGATGTCCTCTTTGTAAGTGGCCACGTCACCAACGAGTTGcagctttttaaaaagtacttCATCCAGATGATGCAGTTAACTAAGTTGTATCCCCATATGGTCCTCAGTTATAATACCAATTCTGGGTgcgataattatttttacaaatacgatgggttttcttttttgagtCAGAACAACCAAGTGTTGACTAAGAACGCTAGGTTTACCTTCGATGAGGTGCAAGTTGCATCCGTGAGTGTGTCTCTACGGACGAATTCCCATCCACAGAGGGGAAGTAAAACGAATATACCCattatcaaaatggagaagttggaaaaaattgtggagaGTAAAACAAGTACAGATGGTGGTCACGACGGGGAGTGCATTTTTTCGTACAACAAAGAAATGGAGctgtttgtaaaattttcgaaGGAAGTCATTTGGGGGAACCTCCCAAAGAGCTTTAACtggcatatgtacacaaagAATAACGCAGTGATGTCTACCCTGTTGAGAAAATACCACCCGAGTTCGGAGGATTGGCAGTACCAGTTTGCCAAGCAGACGTGCTCGCTGCATAATGTATATGAGGAGCTGTGCTTTAATGCTGCCATGTTTTTGTGGCACGTTTTGCATTTGACTAATGCCAAGGGATTTATGTTGGCCCTTTCCGGGGGAGTCGATTCAGGGTTCTCCGCGTGCATGGTTTATCTGCTCTCCATAATGATCGAACTGGGGATGAAGGAGAGGGGCATGGCCGCCCCGTGGGGGGGCTCCGGGGATAGCTGCTTGGACCGCCTTCACCAGCTGGATCGTCGTGCCCACCTTGACCGCCTTGCCCAGCTGGACCGCTTCAACACTGAGCAGTTCCACCAAAAGTTGAAGCGGCTGCTAATTGATACCCCCTGCCGGAAGGCGATATGCAACAAGCTACTGAACACGCTGTCTCTGCCCTCCAAGAACAGCAGCGAAAACACCAAGTCGTACGCGGAGCAGCTAAGTACAGCTATAAATTCATACCACAGTGTATACTGCATAGATGACttgtttgatttttttaaaactgcGGGGAAAAAGGCCCTTGGGAAAGAAATGAGGTTTAAAAGCGAAGGAGGAAGCAATTACGAGGATCTATGTCTACAGAATGTACAGTCGAGGTCTAGGCTTCTATTGACctacttcttctccccccttatATGCCACAAGAGATATGCCCCCCTCAATCTGCACAACGAATTTCTACTTACCATAGCTACCGGGAATTTGGACGAAACGATAACAGGGTACTACACAAAGTATGACTGCTCTTCAGGGGATATAAATCTGATTGGAAATGTTAGCAAAATATTAATCAAAGAGACCATGTGTTTGTTAGCCAACGATCCGATGTACGATCTGTCCATCTGCAATTCCTTAAATCAGTATCATCCCTCGGCTGAGTTAAAGCCTTTGGATAATACTCAGACTGATGAAGATGACCTGAATTTGAAGTACCTTGAGATTAAGTTGTTGGGTATACTgaagcataatttttttttgggtccTTCCTCCATGTTGCATTATTTGTCTAGGTACTTTTGGCCGGAGAGTTTAATGAGTAAAGCTGATTTGTTGGAGAAAGTGAAGACCTTCTTCTCTCGAAATGTGCAGAATGTACACAAGGTACTTATCCTTCCGCCTGCGCTCGTGGGGGAAGCGTGCGGACTGCACCTCTCCTCCTTGGTTAACTTCGCGCGG GAAGTTACGCTCGAACAGTGCGACTTGGTTCCGGATGATGTCCTCTAG